The nucleotide sequence CTCAGACGGTGCTGCCCAAGGGGGCCATAGCCTATCTGAGGCGCACGGCCAATCTCAGCACAGGGGGGACGGCGGTGGACCGCACGGATGATATTCACCCAGAGAATGCCTGGCTGGCGGTGCGGACGGCGGCGGCGGTGGGCTTGGATATTGCCGGGATTGATGTGGTGACGACAGATATTACCCAACCCCTGCGGCAAACGGACGGGGTGGTGGTGGAGGTGAACGCAGCGCCGGGGTTTCGCATGCATTATCGTCCCAGCGAGGGCCTGGCCCGCAATGTGGCGGCACCGGTGGTGGAGGCCCTGTTTCCCCCGGGTCGGCCTTGTCGCATCCCCATCATCGCCATCACAGGCACCAACGGCAAGACGACGACCACGCGCCTGACGGCCCACCTGTTGCGGCAGACGGGAAAGGTCGTGGGATTTACCACCACCGATGGGACCTATGTGGGGGATTACCTGGTGGAGCCGGGGGACAATACGGGACCCCAGAGCGCCCGGTTGATCCTCAACGACCCTCTGGTGGAGGTGGCGGTGCTGGAGTGCGCCCGGGGGGGAATTTTGCGCTCAGGGCTGGCCTTCCGGGAGTGTGATGTGGGGGTGGTGTTGAATGTGGCAGCGGACCACCTGGGCAGTTACGACATTGACACCCTGGAGGAGATGGCCAAGGTAAAAAGTGTGGTGGCGGAGGTGGTGGCGCCGGGTGGGGTGGCGGTGCTCAACGCCGAGGATGAGCGGGTGGCAGCCATGGCGGCGCGGGTCAAGGGGCGGGTGGCCTATTTTGCCTTGCGGGCGGACCATCCCCTGATCCAGGCGCACCGGCGGCGGGGGGGCTTGGCGGCGGTCTATGATCAGGGGGAGTTGTGGCTGTACCAGGGGGAATGGACGCTGCGCATCCTGCGGGCAGCGGAGGTGCCCTTGACCCTAGGGGGGCGGGTGCCGTTTATGATTGCCAATGTGCTGGCGGCGGTCTTGGCGGCCTACAGCCAGGGGGTGACCTTGGCCCAGATTCGCCAGGGGTTGCGGACCTTTAGCGCGTCCACCACCCAAACGCCGGGGCGGATGAATCTGTTGCCGGTGGGGTCCTTCCATGCCCTGGTGGATTACGCCCACAATCCCCACAGTTACGCGGCGGTGGCGGATTTTGTGCGGGCTTGGCAGGAGGGGTTACGCATTGGGGTGATTGGGGGTCCGGGGGACCGGCGGGACGAGGACTTGCGCCAGTTGGGGGAAATTGCCGGGCGGGTGTTCGATTGGGTGATTATTAAGGAGGACGACGATTTGCGGGGCCGGGCGCCGGGGGAGGTGGCCGAGCTAATCCGCCAGGGGCTGGTGCAAGCGGGTACGGCCTGCCGTTGGGAAATCATCCGGGACGAGACGACGGCGATTCGCACGGCCTTAGGTAAGGCCACGCCGGGGAGTCTGGTGGTGGTGTTCCCGGAGAAGGTGCAGCGGGCGCTAGAATTAATCCAACGGCACGGGATGCCCACCCCTTGATGACTGCCCCCTGTTTGTTGCTGGTGGATGGCCATTCCCTGGCGTTTCGGTCCTACTACGCCTTGGCCAAGGGACGGGAAGGGGGGCTGCGCACCAAAACGGGGATTCCCACCAGTGTCACCTACGGGTTTGTAAAAGCGCTGCTGGAGGTCTTAAACCGGCAAACGTTTACCCATTTGGCGGTGGCCTTTGACTGTCGGGAACCCACGTTTCGCCATGTGGCCGATGCCCGTTACAAAGAGGGGCGGGTAGAGGCCCCGGATGATTTCCATCCCGATGTGGCCAATCTCCAGCGACTGTTGCGGGCGTTGCGCATTCCGGTGGTCATGGCCCCGGGCTACGAGGCAGACGACATTTTGGGGACGTTGGCCAGGCGAGCGGAACGGGAGGGTTTTGTGGTGAAAATTCTCTCCGGCGACCAGGATTTGTTTCAGTTGGTGAATGACCGGATCCACGTGTTGCTGTTGTCTAACCAAAATGGGCCGCCGGTGGAGGTTGACCCAGCCGGTGTGGTGGAAAAATTAGGCATTCAACCGGCGCAGGTGGTGGATTTCAAAGCCCTGTGTGGCGACAGTGCCGATAACATTCCCGGGGTACGGGGGATTGGGGCGAAGACGGCGGTCGCTTTGTTGCAGAAATACCGGGATTTGGATGACCTGTACGCCCACCTGGAGGAGTTGCCCAAGGCCCAGCAACAAAAACTGACCGAGGGCAAGGCGTCGGCCTATCATTCCCGCTTTATGGCCACGATTCATGACGATGTGCCCCTGGAGGTCACCTGGGAGGATTGCCGATTGGTGGGGTTTGATATTTTTGAGGTTTTGCCCCTGCTGGAGGAGCTGGAATTGCAATCGTTTCAGCGTCACATTGACCAGCTTTACCGGCAGTTGGGGGGCACCCAGGCCGAGGAGTTGGATTTTTTTTCGGCGGAAGAGACGGCCCACCAGCGCTCCTGGACACCTCCCTTTACCGTCTGGACCATTGGCACCGCGGCTGAGTTGCAACAACTGGTGCAAACGCTCCAGGGCCTGACCACGCCGGTGGCCTGGGATACGGAAACCACGGCTTTGGACCCCCGGGATGCGCAATTGGTGGGGATCGGTTGCTGCTGGGCCGAAAACCAGGTGGCCTATATTCCCGTGGGGCATCATCAGGGGCAACAGTTGGATAGGGCGCTGGTGCTGCAACAGCTCAAACCCATCCTGGAAAGCCCCACCCACCCTAAGCTGTTCCAGAACGCCAAATTTGACCGCAATGTGCTGCGGGTGCAGGGGATTCACCTACAGGGGGTGGTGTTTGACACCCTGCTGGCCAGTTATGTGCTCGACCCGGAGGGCAACCACAAACTGGCGGATTTGGGGGCGAAGTACCTGGGGTTGCAGGCCCAGTCCTACCAGGATTTGGTGCCCAAGCAGCAAACTATCGCCGAATTGCCCATTCCCACCGTTGCGGCCTACTGCGGGATGGATGTATATCTGGTGTTTCGCCTGGCGCCCCTACTGGAGAAGGAGCTGCAAAAAATCCCCAGCCTGTACCGGGTGTTTCGGGAGATCGAGCTGCCTTTGGAACCGGTGTTAGCGGCGATGGAGTACCGGGGGATTGCCCTGGATGTGGCGGTTTTGCAGCAACTGTCCCGGGAATTTGACCGACAATTGCAGGTCCTGGAAAAGCAGGCCCATGCTCTGGTGGGACAGGAATTTAATCTCAACTCCCCCAAGCAGTTGAGCGCCCTGCTGTTTGACACTTTGGGACTGAACAAAAAGAAGGCCAAGAAAACCCAGTGGGGCTATGCCACGGACGCGGCGACCCTGGAGAAATTGCGGGGGGAACATCCGGTGATCGAGGTGATCCTGGAGTACCGGACCCTGGCCAAACTCAAGTCCACCTACGTCGATGCCCTGGCGCAACTATGCCGTAAAGATACCGGTCGGGTGCATACGGATTTCAACCAGACCATGACGGCGACGGGGCGTTTGTCCTCTTCCCACCCCAACCTGCAAAACATCCCGGTGCGCACAGAAATTGGCCGCCAGATTCGCCGGGCATTTATTCCCCAACCGGGCTGGCTGTTGGTCTCGGCGGATTACTCCCAAATTGAGCTGCGTATTTTGGCCCACCTAAGCCAGGAACCGGTGTTGATTGCCGCCTTTCAACGGGGGGAGGACATCCACCGATTAACGGCCCAATTGCTGCTCGAAAAAGAAACCATTACCCCGCAAGAACGCCGCCTGGCCAAGGTGATCAATTACGGGGTGATTTACGGCATGGGACCCCAGCGCCTGATGCGGGAAGCGGGGATTGGTTTTGCCGAAGCGAAAGACTTTATTGACCGCTTTTACCAACGCTACCCGGCGGTGTTTGCCTACCTGCAAAAAACGGAGCAACAGGCGGTGACCCAGGGCTACGTGGAAACCCTTACCGGGCGGCGGCGTTACTTTCGGTTCACCAGTCCTTGGCTGCAACAGTTACGGGGGAAACCCTTGAGCGACAGGGATTGGGCGATGGTGCAAAAGCGGCTCAATGCCGTGGATGCAGGTTTGTTGCGGGCAGCGGCCAATGCTCCCATCCAAGGTTCCAGCGCCGACATCATCAAAATCGCCATGATCCGCCTGCATGAATTCCTACAGGATTACCAGGCCCATCTCCTGCTCCAGGTCCACGACGAATTGGTGTTCGAGATGCCCCCGGACGAATGGCCCCACTTGGCATCTCCCATCCGGCAGATCATGGCCCAGGCCGTGCCCCTGGCAGTCCCCCTGGAGGTGGATATGCACGCGGGCCGCAATTGGCAGGAAGCAAAATAGCCCCCAAGTTCTGTAAAAGTTTGATAAAAATCTTTAGAGAACTTTACTTTGTAGAGTTTGCTGGCGGACGCGTAGTTTTGGGGAGCGGTCTTGTCAAGATTTCCGTAAAAAATTGCAGGATTAGTTGCAACAAAATGAAACGGATTTTCCCGTCGGTATAGGTCATAATGCTGGTGGCAACCTGTAATCCATGTGTAGGAGCGGGAACATGAGTTTGAGCCATTTTCAAGAAGATTTCATGGGGATTGACCGGTTCTTCCAGGAGGCGGTGTACCACGATGAGACGGATTTGAATGCCGCCTCGACGGTGGAAGTGGAGATGTACGAGCACGAGTGCATGTATCCCACCTTTGCGGAGATTGCTCGGCAGGCGGGTCATCCCGAAATCGGGGCGATGTTTGACGCCATTGCCCGGGAGGAAGGGGAACATGCGCAACTGGTGCGCCGGTTGTACCAGCAGTTGGAGGTGAAGGATTCGCCCCAAACCCAAGAGGCCAAGCGCCTGGTGGCGCAAATCCAAGCCCAGATGGAGGTGGTGGCCAAGGACCCTCGGGGGTTGCGGCGGGCATTGGAAACGGCCCTGGAAGTGGAAACCATTGAGAGCGAAAAGACCTATCCCGCGTTTGCGGAGTTGGCCCGGCGGCAGGGGAAGGAAGAAGTGGCCCGGGTGTTTGAAGAAATCGTCCGTTCGGAAACGCGCCATGCGGCTTGGGTGCGGCGGGCCTTGGAGTCCTTGCCGGCTCATGTCTAATCCGGGAAACGCCTGATGGCAGGAGCGGCCCCTGGGCAACCCCTGGGGGTTTTTTGTTAGGTCAAGCGGGTCAGGGCTACCCGGTAGCGGTCCTTTTTAGTCAGGGCAATTTCGCCCACCACCACCCGACCCTTGCCCTGGAGAGCAATCACATCGCCGGTTTTGAGGACATGGCTGGGCTGGGTTACCGTTTGCCAGTTCACCCGTACCTCCCCCTGCTTGATCAATTCCACCATCTTGGCCCGGGATAGCCCAAACCCCGCCGACGCCAGGGCATCCAACCGCAAGGAAGCCTCCACCGTGGTCAATTCCTTGGTGCGGGGGGGTGGGACCCGTAGTTCCGACCAGTCCAGGGGACGCACCGTGACCGGGACAGAGCGCACCTGGGTTAGGTGTAGGCAGAGAAAATCGGCTATCTCGGGGACCACAATTACCTGGGCGCCCCGTTCCCCTAACACCAAAATATCGCCCACCTTCTCCCGCACGATACCCGTGCTCAGGATCGCCCCCAAAAAATCCCGATGGCTGGCCGGGTCGAACAGGAAATTGCCCTCGATCCCCAGCAGCGCTAGAGGAATGTCAGCAGGGGTCAGGGGTATATCCACCGGTGCCAGGGCCACCCGGACCCGTTCCGCTTGGGGATAACCACCCCAACTTTGCCAATGCACCGTGCTTAAACGCCGGCAGTAGGTTTCCACCTGGTGAACTTCGGGGGGACTCAACAGGTCGCTCACCACCACTTGCCAGGTACGCTCAGCGCGGTCAATCCAGTCTTCTAGGCGGGCTTGCAGCAGGTGGGAATCGGCCATTTCAGGGGTTGGGCGCTGTATAGGTCACCACACCGTTGGGCAGGATGGTTCCCTTGAACACCGTATCGCGCAGAGAGGCTTCCTGCAGGCGGGCGTGGTTGAGGCTGGCTTCCGACAAATCCGCCCGTTCCAGGTTCGTGCGCAGCAGGTCGCTCCAGGTCAAATCCGCCGCCGTCAAGTTGGCCTGGGATAAGTTCGCATCGGTTAAATAGGCGCCGCTTAGGTTGGCCCGTGAAAGGTCCGCCTGCACCAGGAGCGCCTCTGTTAAATTGGCCTGGGACAAATCGGCCCGGCGCAAATCTACCCGCGTCAGGTCGGCACCGGCAAAATTGGCCCCAACAGCGACCACGCGGCTCATCGTGGCCTCCGTCAGTTGCGCTAGACGCACATCCGCCCGTTGCAAATTGGTGGCGCTGCGCAGTTCGCTGCTGAGAATGGCCCGGCTAAGGTTGGCCCGCACCAACCGCGCGTCGGCTAAATTGGCGCCCCGCAAGTTCGCCTGGGACAAATCCGCCTCCGTCAAGTCGCAGCCCCGCAGGTTCGCCTGGGATAAATCCGCCCCCCGCAAACAAACCTCCCGCAAATCCAAACCACTCAAATCCACGCCGCTGAGCTGGGCCTGGCGGAAATCCTTTTCCCCCCGCTGAAGCCGCTGGCGCATATCCGCTGTTATGGTTTCTGTGGGGACAGGTTGGGGTGGAACGGTTTGGGGACGGAGGGTGTCCATTTGCGCCCTGACCCGTTGCCCCCGTTGCGACTGCCGCTGGAGTGTTTCCCGCAGGCGAGCCAGCCGTTCCTGCACCGATTCGCCGCGCATAGCCGGTGTCACCGTCAAACTTTCGGCCCAGTGGGGAATCTCCTCCCCCTTGACCCGACCAAACACCAGCAACGAACGAATATCCATTCCCTTCAAGCGGGGCAGTCCCTCCCGCAGACAGGTCACGGTTTGGTTTAGTGGTGGCACCGTCGGCCCCTCTACCAGCACTCGCAACTGGCCATTTTCCACAATGCCCTTACCCGTACAGTCCAGGGGCGCCAGGGTTGTCCGCAGCCAATCCGCCAGATCCGGGGTCGTCATCACCACAAGCTCTAGCATAGGTTGAATGGGGGTTGAGATACGCTCATCAACGTAACCCATGACTGAGGGCCGTTTCCATGAGCGAAATCACTAGGGCTGGCCACCGAGAACCCGGCTAAATGGTAGCACGATTTTCAGGGCATCGCTGCCTCGAAGACCAGGCCATCGGGCAAGGTGGCGCCGGTCAAGTCCACATCCGTCAAAATGGCCCGTTGCCAATCCACCTCCAACAAGTAGGCCCCCTGCAAATTGGCCCCCTGGAGCACCGCCCCGTTTAAGCTGGCCCCCTGCAAATTGGCCCCCTGTAAATTCGCCCCCCGCAGGACCGCCCGGGACAAATCCACCTGCCGCAGGTTAGCCCCCTGTAAATTCGCCCCCCGCAGAATGGCCCGGCACAAATCCGCCTGCCAAAAATTCGCCCCCCGCCCATCCAACCGATACAGATAGGCGCCGCTCACATCCCCATTGGTGACATCCGCCTGCACCAGCAAAGCCCCACTTAAATCCGCCCGGCTCAAGTTCGCCCCATTCAAGTCCGCCCGCGTCAGGTCCGCCCCCGCCAGCACCGCCCCCACCAGCTTCGCCTGAACCAAATTGGCCTCCACCAACCGGCAGTCGCTCAAATCCGCCTCCCGCAACACCGCCTGCTTGAGTTTGGCCCCCTGCAAATTGGCCCCCGCCAGGTAGGCCCCCGTCAAGCGCGCCCCACTCAAATCCGCCCCGGCCAGATTGGCTTCGCTGAGATTCACCCCGTTTAAGCCGGCCCGGTACAAATCCACCCCCTGCAAATCCCAGCCGCTGAACTCCCGCTCCCCTGCCCGATAGCGCTCCAGCAGTTCCTCAGCGTTCATCCCTTAGCGACCCCAACCGGCAGTTTCAGCATACCACGCCAGCAAACCGGTAAACAGCCCCAGCCCATCGGTCGGACCCAAATCCGGGTCGCAGGCCCGCTCCGGGTGAGGCATCATCCCCAGCACATTCCCCCGGCGATTGCAAATCCCGGCAATATCCACCACCGACCCATTGGGATTGGGGGGCAAGTAGCGAAACACCACCTGCCGGTGTTGCTCCAGCTCCCGGATTACCGCCGGTTCCGCGTAGTAGCACCCCTCCCCATGGGCAATGGGCAACTGCAACACCTGCTGGGGTTGGTAGTGGCACGTCCAGGGCAAATCCACCCGTTCCACCCGCACCGGCACCCGGTCGCAAATAAACTGCAAATCCCGGTTGCGCATCAAGGTCCCCGGCAGCAGGCCCACCTCCGTCAGAATCTGAAACCCGTTGCACACCCCCAGCAGCCACTTCCCCGCCTCCGCATGGCGAATGACCGCCGGCATGACCGGAGAAAACCGCGCCAGCGCCCCACACCGCAAGTAATCCCCGTAGCTAAACCCCCCCGGCAGCACCAGCAAATCCACCTCCCCCACCTCCATCTCCTCATGCCAAATCAGGCGGGTCGGCCAGCCCAACACCTGCTGCGTCACCCAGGCCATATCCCGGTCGCAATTGGACCCCGGAAATACCACAATCCCGCACCTCACCCTTGCGCCTCCAGGCGGAAGCGGTAAGTTTCGATGACAGGATTGGTCAACACCTCCCGACAAATACGGTCCACCTGGGCCTGGGCCTGGGCCTGATCCGGAGCCATCAGGGTCAATTCGATCAACTTCCCCATGCGCACCTGCTGCACCCCGTCGTAGTGGTGTTGTTGTAGTACACGGGTCACCGCCGTTCCCGCCGGGTCCAGCACCCCCGGTTTCAGGGTGATGTGAATTTCCGCGTGGTAGGTCGTCATGGCTCCCCGAACACCTCGGCTTCCCGACCAACCCACCACTCCCCCAAAGCCATCACATCCCGGTGAATCCCCTGCAACCGCCATTCATACTCCTCTGGCGACAGGTGGGGACGTTCCTCCTGCAACTTCAACAAACGCAGTTGCGCCAACAACCAAGGCTGATGCAACCGTCCCGTCGCCGCCATGTACCTTGCCAGCGCCTCCGGCGTCATGGGTCCTTTTTGGTCCATGATTTGTATTGTACGCTGCCCCGTCCTAAAAAATATCCGCCGGGTCGGCTGCCTGGAGTCGCCGCACGGAAATCGCCCCCGCCACAAAACACATCACCACCGTCAGCACCAGTACCGTGACCGCCCGGTTGAGCGTCATGGCAATGGGCAAGCGCGTCGCCAGGCGGGTCAGTGCATACAAGCCCTCCGACACCAGATAGCCCGGGATGAAACCCAACACCGCCAAAATCATCGCCTCCTGCAACACCACCAGCAGCAAATACCGGTCCCGATAACCAATCGCCTTCAACGTCGCATACTCCGCCAGGTGGTCCGACACATCCGTATAGAGAATCTGATACACCACCACGATCCCCACCACAAACCCCATGGCCGTCCCCAGCCCAAAAATAAAGCCAATGGCCGTGCCCGTCGCCCAGTAATAGCGCTCCAGCTCCGCAAATTCCTCATGGGTCAAGATACAGACATCATTGGCAAACGCCGCCGACGGTTTAGCCCCCTGGCAGAGAAATCCCCCCGGCAACTTCAGTTGGGTATTGAGCAATTCCCGCAATCTCGCCCGCGCCTGTTCCACATCCGTACCCGGTTTTAGGCGAATCAACCCCACATCCACCTGGGCCAGCGTCCGCCCCGGAAACATACGCACGAAATTTAAATCGCTGGTGATCACATTCCCATCCGCCGAAAACGACGCCCCCAGCTCGAACAGGCCCCCCACCGTCACCCGTCGCCGGTTCACCTCCGCCTGTACCCTGCGCCCGGCCATCAATGCCTCCACGATGAACTCCGTCCCAAACTCCTCCCGCGACAGGCGGTCAAACAGCACCACATCCGGCTGGCGGATCTGGGCAAGCTGGGCCTCCACCGCCGGGAAATCCAACACCGACACCGCCGGGTCAAATCCCAAAACCAGGATCGAGCGGGTGCAACTGGTGGCCTGGGGCGTGGGCGGGCAAACCGGACTTTTCCAGGGCATCAAATCCACATACAGGGGAGCCACACTTTCGACCTCCGGCAGGCTCAAAGCCTGGTACAACCGGCGCCGGGGAAACCGCTGCATGGCAAAAAACGCCTGGGACTGGGGATTGACCAGCACCAAATCTGCCCGCAACCGCCGATGCACCAACACCGCCGCCTCGAACAACGCATCCTGAAACCCCAACTGCACAAACATCAACACATCGGCAAAGGTGATCCCCGCCAAGGCCACCAATAGCCGGATCGGTTCACGGGACAACTGCAGCCATGCCAGGGGAATCCCCATACCTACAACTCAATCCGCACGTTCACCACCATGTTCGTTAAG is from Gloeomargarita sp. SRBZ-1_bins_9 and encodes:
- a CDS encoding photosystem II S4 domain protein, coding for MADSHLLQARLEDWIDRAERTWQVVVSDLLSPPEVHQVETYCRRLSTVHWQSWGGYPQAERVRVALAPVDIPLTPADIPLALLGIEGNFLFDPASHRDFLGAILSTGIVREKVGDILVLGERGAQVIVVPEIADFLCLHLTQVRSVPVTVRPLDWSELRVPPPRTKELTTVEASLRLDALASAGFGLSRAKMVELIKQGEVRVNWQTVTQPSHVLKTGDVIALQGKGRVVVGEIALTKKDRYRVALTRLT
- the purS gene encoding phosphoribosylformylglycinamidine synthase subunit PurS produces the protein MTTYHAEIHITLKPGVLDPAGTAVTRVLQQHHYDGVQQVRMGKLIELTLMAPDQAQAQAQVDRICREVLTNPVIETYRFRLEAQG
- the purQ gene encoding phosphoribosylformylglycinamidine synthase subunit PurQ, with amino-acid sequence MRCGIVVFPGSNCDRDMAWVTQQVLGWPTRLIWHEEMEVGEVDLLVLPGGFSYGDYLRCGALARFSPVMPAVIRHAEAGKWLLGVCNGFQILTEVGLLPGTLMRNRDLQFICDRVPVRVERVDLPWTCHYQPQQVLQLPIAHGEGCYYAEPAVIRELEQHRQVVFRYLPPNPNGSVVDIAGICNRRGNVLGMMPHPERACDPDLGPTDGLGLFTGLLAWYAETAGWGR
- the polA gene encoding DNA polymerase I, coding for MTAPCLLLVDGHSLAFRSYYALAKGREGGLRTKTGIPTSVTYGFVKALLEVLNRQTFTHLAVAFDCREPTFRHVADARYKEGRVEAPDDFHPDVANLQRLLRALRIPVVMAPGYEADDILGTLARRAEREGFVVKILSGDQDLFQLVNDRIHVLLLSNQNGPPVEVDPAGVVEKLGIQPAQVVDFKALCGDSADNIPGVRGIGAKTAVALLQKYRDLDDLYAHLEELPKAQQQKLTEGKASAYHSRFMATIHDDVPLEVTWEDCRLVGFDIFEVLPLLEELELQSFQRHIDQLYRQLGGTQAEELDFFSAEETAHQRSWTPPFTVWTIGTAAELQQLVQTLQGLTTPVAWDTETTALDPRDAQLVGIGCCWAENQVAYIPVGHHQGQQLDRALVLQQLKPILESPTHPKLFQNAKFDRNVLRVQGIHLQGVVFDTLLASYVLDPEGNHKLADLGAKYLGLQAQSYQDLVPKQQTIAELPIPTVAAYCGMDVYLVFRLAPLLEKELQKIPSLYRVFREIELPLEPVLAAMEYRGIALDVAVLQQLSREFDRQLQVLEKQAHALVGQEFNLNSPKQLSALLFDTLGLNKKKAKKTQWGYATDAATLEKLRGEHPVIEVILEYRTLAKLKSTYVDALAQLCRKDTGRVHTDFNQTMTATGRLSSSHPNLQNIPVRTEIGRQIRRAFIPQPGWLLVSADYSQIELRILAHLSQEPVLIAAFQRGEDIHRLTAQLLLEKETITPQERRLAKVINYGVIYGMGPQRLMREAGIGFAEAKDFIDRFYQRYPAVFAYLQKTEQQAVTQGYVETLTGRRRYFRFTSPWLQQLRGKPLSDRDWAMVQKRLNAVDAGLLRAAANAPIQGSSADIIKIAMIRLHEFLQDYQAHLLLQVHDELVFEMPPDEWPHLASPIRQIMAQAVPLAVPLEVDMHAGRNWQEAK
- the cphA gene encoding cyanophycin synthetase, encoding MEILRILTLNGPNYWSVDRTKLIVLRLDLGRWAMVRTTDIPGFYERLTRLLPGLAEHYCVAQRWGGFLQEVQQGTSLAHVVEHTALELQYIAGMGVSFSRSRWTSTPGVVQVVFEYEQPEAGRLAGRAAVRIVHTLAQEQDYPLEELIEDVGELRHIRAEAALGPSTEAIVRECEARGIPWRERARGIIQLGYGCYQRRIQATQTDSTSILGVELAGDKESTKQMLQEAGIPVPRGTVIRRERELAAAIREVGGYPVVLKPLDGNHGRGITLDIRTYEEALAAYDLAMAESRAGRVIVERFHQGHDHRILVINGQVVAVAQRVPAHVVGDGMHTIQELVDQVNRDPRRGEGHDNVLTRISWDETTEQILARQGYHAQTVLPKGAIAYLRRTANLSTGGTAVDRTDDIHPENAWLAVRTAAAVGLDIAGIDVVTTDITQPLRQTDGVVVEVNAAPGFRMHYRPSEGLARNVAAPVVEALFPPGRPCRIPIIAITGTNGKTTTTRLTAHLLRQTGKVVGFTTTDGTYVGDYLVEPGDNTGPQSARLILNDPLVEVAVLECARGGILRSGLAFRECDVGVVLNVAADHLGSYDIDTLEEMAKVKSVVAEVVAPGGVAVLNAEDERVAAMAARVKGRVAYFALRADHPLIQAHRRRGGLAAVYDQGELWLYQGEWTLRILRAAEVPLTLGGRVPFMIANVLAAVLAAYSQGVTLAQIRQGLRTFSASTTQTPGRMNLLPVGSFHALVDYAHNPHSYAAVADFVRAWQEGLRIGVIGGPGDRRDEDLRQLGEIAGRVFDWVIIKEDDDLRGRAPGEVAELIRQGLVQAGTACRWEIIRDETTAIRTALGKATPGSLVVVFPEKVQRALELIQRHGMPTP
- a CDS encoding rubrerythrin family protein, which gives rise to MSLSHFQEDFMGIDRFFQEAVYHDETDLNAASTVEVEMYEHECMYPTFAEIARQAGHPEIGAMFDAIAREEGEHAQLVRRLYQQLEVKDSPQTQEAKRLVAQIQAQMEVVAKDPRGLRRALETALEVETIESEKTYPAFAELARRQGKEEVARVFEEIVRSETRHAAWVRRALESLPAHV
- a CDS encoding ABC transporter permease, whose protein sequence is MGIPLAWLQLSREPIRLLVALAGITFADVLMFVQLGFQDALFEAAVLVHRRLRADLVLVNPQSQAFFAMQRFPRRRLYQALSLPEVESVAPLYVDLMPWKSPVCPPTPQATSCTRSILVLGFDPAVSVLDFPAVEAQLAQIRQPDVVLFDRLSREEFGTEFIVEALMAGRRVQAEVNRRRVTVGGLFELGASFSADGNVITSDLNFVRMFPGRTLAQVDVGLIRLKPGTDVEQARARLRELLNTQLKLPGGFLCQGAKPSAAFANDVCILTHEEFAELERYYWATGTAIGFIFGLGTAMGFVVGIVVVYQILYTDVSDHLAEYATLKAIGYRDRYLLLVVLQEAMILAVLGFIPGYLVSEGLYALTRLATRLPIAMTLNRAVTVLVLTVVMCFVAGAISVRRLQAADPADIF
- a CDS encoding pentapeptide repeat-containing protein; its protein translation is MTTPDLADWLRTTLAPLDCTGKGIVENGQLRVLVEGPTVPPLNQTVTCLREGLPRLKGMDIRSLLVFGRVKGEEIPHWAESLTVTPAMRGESVQERLARLRETLQRQSQRGQRVRAQMDTLRPQTVPPQPVPTETITADMRQRLQRGEKDFRQAQLSGVDLSGLDLREVCLRGADLSQANLRGCDLTEADLSQANLRGANLADARLVRANLSRAILSSELRSATNLQRADVRLAQLTEATMSRVVAVGANFAGADLTRVDLRRADLSQANLTEALLVQADLSRANLSGAYLTDANLSQANLTAADLTWSDLLRTNLERADLSEASLNHARLQEASLRDTVFKGTILPNGVVTYTAPNP
- a CDS encoding pentapeptide repeat-containing protein yields the protein MNAEELLERYRAGEREFSGWDLQGVDLYRAGLNGVNLSEANLAGADLSGARLTGAYLAGANLQGAKLKQAVLREADLSDCRLVEANLVQAKLVGAVLAGADLTRADLNGANLSRADLSGALLVQADVTNGDVSGAYLYRLDGRGANFWQADLCRAILRGANLQGANLRQVDLSRAVLRGANLQGANLQGASLNGAVLQGANLQGAYLLEVDWQRAILTDVDLTGATLPDGLVFEAAMP